One stretch of Dokdonia sp. Hel_I_53 DNA includes these proteins:
- the gmk gene encoding guanylate kinase: MGKQPEENNLEHQGKLIVFSAPSGSGKTTIVRHLLKQEELNLEFSISATSREPRGEEKHGKDYYFISLKDFKNHIKADEFLEWEEVYRDNFYGTLWKEVQRIWAMGKHVIFDIDVVGGLRIKKKFPDKTLAVFVKPPSVDELKIRLKKRSTESEDKINMRIAKASVELATAPQFDHIILNDNLDKALAAAHTLVAEHILDVADGAVL; the protein is encoded by the coding sequence ATGGGAAAACAACCAGAAGAAAATAACTTAGAACATCAAGGCAAACTTATTGTTTTCTCAGCACCATCTGGGAGCGGAAAAACTACGATTGTACGGCATCTACTTAAACAAGAAGAGTTAAATCTTGAGTTTAGTATTTCTGCTACAAGTCGTGAGCCAAGAGGGGAAGAGAAGCATGGTAAAGATTACTACTTTATATCCCTTAAAGATTTTAAAAATCACATCAAAGCAGATGAGTTCTTAGAATGGGAGGAAGTGTATCGTGATAATTTTTATGGTACTTTATGGAAAGAAGTGCAGCGCATATGGGCTATGGGAAAGCATGTTATTTTTGATATAGATGTTGTAGGGGGGCTACGCATTAAAAAGAAGTTTCCTGATAAGACACTTGCAGTTTTTGTAAAACCTCCAAGTGTAGATGAGCTAAAAATACGTTTGAAAAAACGTAGCACAGAGAGTGAAGATAAAATAAATATGCGTATCGCAAAAGCCTCTGTAGAGCTTGCTACAGCACCACAGTTTGACCATATTATTTTAAACGATAATCTTGATAAAGCACTCGCTGCAGCTCATACACTTGTAGCAGAGCATATACTTGATGTTGCTGATGGGGCTGTTTTGTAA
- a CDS encoding YicC/YloC family endoribonuclease, translating to MIKSMTGFGKSVVQVPGKKITIEIKSLNSKNLDLNARIPSTYREKELALRNMVAKELERGKVDVSLYLESTGQNTNTIINESVVLAYSQQLQEVTPGGMENAEAVKIAMRLPDVLKTEKEELDENEYQSIVTNLQAALKEINAYRLDEGNSLKSEFELRIANLQRLLSEVITLDVDRIKDVKTRLQKAVVDLKAELDENRFEQELIYYLEKYDITEEKVRLKNHLDYFTTSLNSADSNGKKLGFIGQEIGREINTIGSKSNYAPMQQLVVQMKDELEKIKEQVLNVL from the coding sequence ATGATAAAATCGATGACTGGTTTTGGGAAAAGTGTCGTACAAGTTCCTGGGAAAAAAATTACTATAGAAATTAAGTCGCTTAATAGCAAAAACTTAGACCTTAACGCGCGTATTCCTTCTACCTACCGTGAGAAAGAATTAGCGCTACGTAATATGGTCGCTAAAGAGCTGGAACGCGGTAAAGTGGATGTAAGTCTCTACCTTGAAAGTACGGGTCAAAATACTAATACGATTATTAATGAATCTGTGGTCCTTGCTTATTCGCAGCAACTCCAAGAGGTAACTCCAGGAGGCATGGAAAATGCAGAAGCAGTAAAAATTGCGATGCGACTGCCTGATGTTCTTAAAACAGAAAAGGAAGAACTGGATGAAAATGAGTACCAGTCTATTGTTACAAACTTACAAGCAGCATTAAAAGAGATCAATGCTTACAGACTGGACGAAGGAAATTCATTAAAAAGTGAATTTGAATTACGTATTGCAAACCTGCAGCGCTTACTAAGCGAGGTCATTACACTTGACGTGGACCGCATAAAAGATGTAAAAACAAGACTTCAAAAAGCAGTAGTTGATCTTAAAGCTGAACTAGATGAAAATCGATTTGAACAAGAGCTCATCTACTATCTAGAAAAATACGACATCACAGAGGAGAAAGTGAGATTAAAAAATCACTTAGATTACTTTACAACTTCTCTCAACTCTGCAGATTCTAATGGAAAAAAACTAGGCTTTATCGGTCAAGAAATAGGAAGAGAGATTAATACAATAGGTTCAAAATCTAACTATGCACCTATGCAACAGCTTGTAGTGCAAATGAAGGACGAGTTAGAAAAAATAAAAGAGCAAGTTTTAAACGTACTCTAA
- a CDS encoding SdpI family protein gives MIHRLFHNHLEEPIGIIVCSILFLIVAFCYKKFPPKKINHLYGFRTRRTMANQEIWDVANHRAANNMWKYSIILTIVGILILLLDIPHPMIVFLVVLFVGLAISIWTTYKYVDSHFDKNGNKK, from the coding sequence ATGATACACCGTCTATTTCATAACCATTTAGAAGAACCAATTGGAATAATAGTGTGCTCCATATTATTTCTCATCGTCGCTTTTTGTTATAAGAAATTTCCACCTAAAAAAATTAATCACTTATATGGTTTTAGAACCAGACGCACCATGGCAAACCAAGAGATTTGGGATGTTGCAAACCATCGTGCCGCAAATAATATGTGGAAGTATTCCATCATCCTTACGATTGTAGGCATCTTAATTTTACTCTTAGATATTCCTCACCCTATGATTGTATTTCTAGTTGTTCTATTTGTAGGGCTTGCCATTTCTATCTGGACTACTTATAAATATGTAGACAGTCATTTTGATAAGAATGGGAACAAAAAATAG
- a CDS encoding DUF1080 domain-containing protein produces MRKQIFLIIALTVTTISCGPSQQKVEPTNPEATEVWQPKPAKVAINGQTGIPSDAVILFNGTNLNAWKSKNDGSAPKWTINKDGSMTVKDKTGDIVTKEDFGSVQLHLEWRSDPNNTQTNQNRSNSGVFFQGLYEVQILNNNDNDTYVNGMVGSIYKQNPPLVMAAKPTGEWNSYDIIFHAPEFDNSGDRVKAGILTVFLNGVLIQDHFELLGSTEYIGYPKNKAHGDGPIILQDHGDMSGVGFRNIWLRKL; encoded by the coding sequence ATGAGAAAACAAATATTTCTAATTATTGCACTGACTGTAACAACTATATCATGTGGACCTTCTCAACAAAAAGTCGAACCAACCAATCCTGAGGCTACTGAAGTTTGGCAACCTAAACCGGCTAAAGTCGCTATCAATGGCCAGACCGGTATCCCAAGCGATGCTGTGATATTATTTAACGGTACAAACCTCAACGCGTGGAAGAGTAAAAACGACGGCAGCGCTCCTAAATGGACGATTAATAAAGACGGCAGTATGACCGTAAAAGATAAAACGGGAGATATCGTAACTAAAGAAGACTTCGGGAGTGTGCAATTACACTTAGAATGGCGTAGTGACCCAAACAACACACAGACTAACCAAAACAGAAGTAATAGTGGTGTGTTTTTTCAAGGATTGTACGAAGTACAAATTTTAAATAATAATGATAATGACACCTATGTAAACGGCATGGTAGGCTCTATTTACAAGCAAAATCCGCCGCTTGTTATGGCTGCAAAGCCTACAGGAGAATGGAATAGTTACGACATTATATTTCACGCTCCAGAATTTGACAATTCTGGAGATCGCGTTAAGGCAGGCATTCTTACCGTTTTTCTTAATGGAGTCCTTATACAAGACCATTTTGAGCTATTAGGAAGTACTGAGTATATAGGTTACCCAAAAAACAAAGCTCATGGTGATGGCCCTATAATATTGCAAGATCATGGAGATATGAGTGGCGTAGGGTTTAGAAATATATGGCTTAGGAAACTATAA
- a CDS encoding DUF6705 family protein — protein sequence MKTIFNGFLFILTLSCTAQTIIPIHNIPNDVPLNNIYYKDVENDLTRIVGQWKWEEEHSSLTIDFEKLERVIDDTGTEYYDFLVGEYRYIENGTVLVDAIPFTADPNDVYRHSIVGGIVNVTVGAPPCDACTTDTRFIRVNLDDPTRPGISGSMVFARYLENGEEKIVARILTTFNKNYLTQDNYTGPELLSIPEGVYTFLKQ from the coding sequence ATGAAAACAATTTTTAATGGCTTTTTATTCATTCTTACTTTGAGCTGTACTGCGCAAACCATCATACCTATTCATAATATACCTAATGATGTACCTCTTAATAATATATATTATAAAGATGTAGAAAATGATTTAACGCGTATTGTAGGACAGTGGAAATGGGAAGAAGAACATAGTTCACTTACCATAGATTTTGAGAAATTAGAAAGAGTTATAGATGATACTGGCACTGAATATTATGATTTTCTGGTAGGAGAATATAGATATATAGAAAACGGAACTGTATTAGTAGATGCCATCCCATTTACAGCAGATCCTAATGACGTGTATAGACATAGTATTGTAGGAGGTATTGTAAATGTAACCGTGGGTGCACCTCCTTGTGATGCCTGTACAACAGACACTCGGTTTATACGTGTAAATCTAGATGACCCAACGAGACCTGGTATATCAGGGTCTATGGTATTTGCTAGATACTTAGAAAATGGAGAAGAAAAAATAGTGGCACGTATTTTAACAACCTTTAACAAGAATTACCTTACCCAAGATAATTACACGGGACCAGAACTTTTGAGTATTCCAGAAGGGGTTTATACTTTTTTAAAACAGTAA
- a CDS encoding sugar phosphate isomerase/epimerase family protein produces MKTIKGPAVFLAQFMDDKAPFNSLDGLCKWAADLGYKGIQIPTWENRLIDLTTAGESKTYCDELKGKVNDYGLEITELSTHLQGQLVAVHPAYDLMFDNFAPNDCKNNPKKRTEWARKQVISAAHASKHLGLEVSATFSGSLLWHTMHPWPQRPAGLVEMGFEELAKRWLPILNTYDVCGIDVAYEIHPGEDLHDGVTFERFLEATGNHKRCNILYDPSHFVLQQLDYIAYIDHYHEFIKAFHVKDSEFKPDGRRGTFGGYSDWQDRAGRYRSPGDGQIDFKTIFTKLTEYGCDVWAVMEWECCVKSPEQGAREGAPFIASHIIEATQKRFDDFAGEDIDKEKLKKILEL; encoded by the coding sequence ATGAAAACAATAAAAGGACCCGCAGTATTTCTCGCCCAGTTTATGGACGACAAAGCACCATTTAATTCGCTAGACGGTTTATGTAAATGGGCCGCAGACCTTGGGTATAAAGGAATACAAATCCCAACTTGGGAAAACCGATTAATTGACCTCACCACAGCAGGAGAGAGTAAAACCTACTGTGATGAGCTTAAGGGCAAAGTAAACGACTATGGGCTTGAGATTACAGAACTGTCTACACATTTACAAGGACAACTTGTGGCCGTGCATCCTGCTTATGATTTAATGTTTGATAATTTTGCACCTAACGATTGTAAAAACAACCCAAAGAAGCGTACTGAGTGGGCTCGTAAGCAAGTAATAAGCGCTGCACACGCTAGTAAGCATTTAGGCCTAGAGGTGAGCGCGACATTTAGTGGTTCGCTGCTCTGGCACACCATGCACCCGTGGCCTCAGCGACCTGCAGGACTTGTTGAGATGGGTTTTGAAGAACTCGCCAAACGCTGGTTACCTATACTCAACACTTACGATGTGTGTGGTATAGATGTGGCTTATGAGATTCACCCTGGTGAAGATCTACACGATGGAGTCACTTTTGAGCGTTTTTTAGAAGCTACAGGGAATCACAAGCGTTGTAATATCTTATATGACCCTAGTCATTTTGTATTGCAGCAACTAGATTATATAGCCTATATTGATCACTATCATGAGTTTATAAAAGCCTTTCACGTAAAAGACTCTGAGTTTAAACCTGACGGTAGACGCGGAACCTTTGGCGGATATAGCGACTGGCAAGATCGTGCTGGGCGCTACCGCTCTCCGGGAGATGGACAGATAGACTTTAAAACCATTTTTACAAAACTAACAGAATACGGTTGTGATGTTTGGGCAGTGATGGAGTGGGAATGCTGTGTAAAAAGTCCTGAACAAGGCGCTCGAGAAGGTGCCCCTTTTATCGCCTCACATATTATTGAGGCAACACAAAAGCGATTTGATGATTTTGCTGGAGAAGATATTGATAAAGAAAAGCTTAAAAAGATATTAGAATTATAA
- a CDS encoding Gfo/Idh/MocA family protein produces MSNKIRWGVLGGGGDSLIGIVHRVAATMFDAYQLVGGSFNPNIEESKAFATQIGISTDRIYKDIEAFITGELALPEAERIQVVSILTPNFLHFPMAKRLLETGFHVICEKPMTMTYEEALILQTIHQKNETIFGLTHTYTGYPMVRQMKEMITNGEIGEIQKVDAQYYQGWINPIIHDKEQRNATWRLMPEKSGISCCMGDIGVHAYQMLEFVTGQKIKSILADLNHLYDDNQMDIDGTVLLRLGEHQKGVLRASQIATGEENNFTVAIYGKKAGLKWEQENPNYLTFLEDGKPIRVLKPGHSYNSSLSLDGTKLPPGHPEGIFDAMGNIYKGVAKAIRGEDFHPAEFPGMEDGIRGMQFIEKAVESHKEGNVWISLL; encoded by the coding sequence ATGAGCAATAAAATTAGATGGGGCGTCCTAGGTGGTGGTGGTGATAGTTTAATAGGAATAGTACATCGCGTGGCAGCTACTATGTTTGATGCATACCAACTGGTCGGTGGTTCTTTTAACCCAAATATAGAAGAGAGCAAAGCATTTGCAACACAAATAGGTATCTCTACAGATAGAATTTACAAAGATATAGAAGCATTCATTACGGGTGAACTTGCACTACCTGAAGCTGAACGCATACAGGTAGTTTCCATACTTACACCCAATTTCTTGCACTTCCCCATGGCAAAAAGGCTATTAGAGACGGGGTTTCATGTAATTTGTGAGAAACCTATGACTATGACTTATGAGGAAGCCCTCATTTTACAAACAATACACCAAAAAAACGAAACAATATTTGGACTCACTCATACGTATACCGGGTACCCTATGGTACGCCAAATGAAGGAGATGATTACAAATGGAGAGATAGGTGAGATTCAAAAGGTAGATGCACAGTACTATCAAGGCTGGATCAATCCTATTATACACGATAAAGAGCAGCGCAATGCAACCTGGCGTTTAATGCCAGAAAAATCTGGGATATCTTGCTGTATGGGAGATATAGGCGTACATGCTTATCAAATGCTAGAATTTGTAACAGGTCAAAAAATAAAATCCATACTTGCAGATCTCAATCATTTATACGATGATAATCAAATGGATATTGATGGGACGGTACTACTACGTTTAGGTGAGCATCAAAAGGGAGTGCTACGTGCTAGTCAAATTGCTACTGGTGAAGAAAATAATTTTACAGTCGCTATCTATGGAAAAAAGGCAGGTCTCAAGTGGGAACAAGAAAATCCTAATTACCTTACCTTTTTAGAGGATGGCAAGCCTATACGTGTATTAAAACCAGGTCACTCGTACAATAGCTCATTATCGCTAGACGGCACAAAACTACCTCCAGGACACCCAGAAGGTATTTTTGATGCAATGGGTAATATCTATAAGGGCGTGGCAAAGGCCATTAGGGGTGAAGATTTTCATCCAGCAGAATTTCCAGGGATGGAAGATGGTATACGTGGTATGCAATTTATTGAAAAGGCAGTAGAGAGTCATAAAGAAGGTAATGTTTGGATCTCTCTCCTATAA
- a CDS encoding nucleoside permease: protein MKSTIRIQLSVMMFLEFFIWGAWFVTMGTFLAQAFSADGGQLAMAYETQSIGAIIAPFIIGLIADRYFSAQKILGVLHLIGAVLLYLAGTSQSFDSFYPYILIYMILYMPTLALVNSVAFRQMKDPAKDFALIRVLGTVGWIVAGLAIGFLAWESENLLQNTFLMAAVAAAILGLFSFTLPDTPPVVSKNEKVTVRDILGLDALGMLKDKRYLVFFIASILICIPLAFYYQHANQFLNEIGMEGAAGKMTFGQMSEIAFMLLLPIFLKKYGIKLTLLVGMLAWVVRYILFAYGDAGEGTWMLIFGIILHGICYDFFFVSGQIYTDYKAGEKFKSSAQGLITLATYGLGMLIGFRLAGKITDLNALADGGHSWEAIWTIPAIIAGGVFLFFLITFKNEKIEVKE from the coding sequence ATGAAATCAACGATTAGAATTCAATTATCGGTTATGATGTTTCTCGAATTTTTTATTTGGGGAGCATGGTTTGTGACCATGGGTACTTTTTTAGCTCAAGCTTTTAGTGCAGATGGAGGACAACTGGCTATGGCCTACGAAACCCAATCTATAGGGGCTATTATAGCTCCATTTATAATAGGGCTCATTGCCGATAGATACTTTTCTGCCCAAAAGATATTAGGCGTTTTACACTTAATAGGCGCTGTGTTATTATATCTAGCTGGTACATCGCAAAGCTTTGACTCATTTTATCCATATATTTTAATTTATATGATATTATATATGCCTACACTAGCGCTAGTAAACTCTGTGGCTTTTAGACAAATGAAAGATCCCGCTAAAGACTTTGCGTTGATACGTGTACTAGGCACCGTAGGGTGGATTGTAGCTGGTCTAGCTATTGGATTTTTAGCTTGGGAATCTGAAAATCTTTTACAAAACACCTTTCTTATGGCTGCTGTAGCAGCGGCGATACTTGGCTTATTTAGTTTTACGCTACCCGATACTCCACCTGTGGTAAGTAAAAACGAAAAAGTTACCGTGCGTGACATATTAGGATTAGATGCACTTGGGATGCTAAAGGACAAAAGATACCTTGTCTTTTTTATAGCCTCTATTCTTATCTGTATTCCACTGGCGTTTTATTACCAACACGCAAATCAATTTTTAAATGAAATAGGTATGGAAGGTGCTGCGGGTAAAATGACCTTTGGGCAAATGTCAGAAATAGCATTTATGTTACTGCTTCCTATATTTTTAAAGAAATATGGTATTAAACTTACGCTTCTAGTTGGTATGTTAGCCTGGGTTGTGCGTTATATTTTATTTGCTTATGGCGATGCAGGAGAAGGCACTTGGATGCTCATATTTGGGATCATCTTACACGGTATATGTTATGATTTCTTCTTCGTATCTGGTCAGATTTATACAGACTATAAGGCGGGAGAAAAATTTAAAAGCTCAGCACAAGGACTAATTACACTTGCTACATACGGGTTAGGAATGCTCATTGGTTTTCGCCTTGCTGGAAAAATCACAGATTTAAACGCACTAGCAGATGGTGGGCATAGTTGGGAAGCTATATGGACCATACCTGCAATAATAGCTGGTGGCGTTTTTCTATTTTTCCTTATTACATTTAAAAACGAGAAAATTGAAGTAAAAGAATAA
- a CDS encoding sugar phosphate isomerase/epimerase family protein, with amino-acid sequence MKNFIIGSIIVFLGFISCKNEVKIKDENAFAKAEKEEVASTAMNIQHSLAQWSLHKPFLDGTLDPLNFPAIARDLGFSGVEYVTQLYPSVQSVGPNYREDVMKLATTLSKNAKQAEVESVLLMVDNAGELADPDPEKLAAAIENHKIWMDAAKVMGAHSIRANLFGELDPEQWHKISVASLKELGAYGEELGVNILIENHGGWSSDATKLVAVMEEVNMPTVGTLPDFGNFCIKREGGARWGAPCIETYDTYKGIKQLMPYAKGVSAKSYEFDNDGNETTLDYQQLMQIVKDSGFEGYVGTEYEGSLDDPMEGVKLTKALVENSIENLK; translated from the coding sequence ATGAAAAATTTTATAATTGGCTCTATTATCGTCTTTTTAGGTTTTATTTCATGTAAAAATGAAGTAAAAATTAAGGATGAAAACGCTTTCGCGAAAGCAGAAAAAGAAGAAGTAGCCAGTACCGCTATGAACATTCAACATTCTTTAGCACAATGGTCTTTACACAAACCTTTTCTTGATGGAACTTTGGACCCCTTAAACTTCCCTGCAATTGCTAGAGATTTAGGCTTCTCCGGTGTTGAATACGTAACACAGCTATACCCTTCTGTACAATCAGTAGGACCCAATTACCGAGAAGACGTGATGAAACTTGCGACAACATTGTCTAAAAATGCAAAACAAGCAGAGGTTGAAAGTGTGTTACTCATGGTTGATAATGCAGGAGAACTTGCAGACCCAGACCCTGAAAAACTCGCAGCGGCTATCGAAAATCATAAAATATGGATGGACGCCGCAAAAGTTATGGGTGCTCATTCCATAAGGGCAAATCTATTTGGCGAACTCGATCCTGAACAATGGCATAAAATTTCTGTTGCTTCTCTAAAAGAGCTTGGTGCATATGGAGAAGAACTTGGAGTGAATATTCTTATAGAAAATCATGGCGGTTGGTCTAGCGATGCAACTAAACTTGTTGCCGTTATGGAAGAAGTTAATATGCCTACGGTAGGAACATTACCAGACTTTGGTAACTTTTGCATTAAACGTGAAGGAGGAGCCAGATGGGGCGCTCCATGTATTGAAACTTACGATACCTATAAGGGTATCAAACAATTAATGCCCTATGCTAAAGGTGTCTCTGCAAAATCATACGAATTTGACAATGATGGTAATGAAACAACTCTTGACTACCAGCAACTAATGCAAATAGTAAAAGATAGTGGTTTTGAGGGGTATGTAGGTACTGAGTATGAAGGCTCGCTAGACGACCCAATGGAGGGTGTAAAGCTTACAAAAGCACTGGTTGAAAATTCGATCGAAAACCTTAAATAA
- a CDS encoding GMC oxidoreductase, which translates to MYDAIVVGSGISGGWAAKELCENGLKTLVLERGRMVKHIEDYPTMHMDPWDLKYRGNNSAEVEARYHKQARTGYVHKADTRHFFVDDIDHPYNETKRFDWIRGYHVGGRSLMWGRQSYRLSDIDFEANKKENIAVDWPVRYEDISPWYDKVEEYISVSGEKLGLEVLPDGKFSPPMELNCVEETLKKNMAENYKDGRLLTIGRVAHITGSKSHDGRSACQFRNRCARGCPFGGYFSSNSSTLPAAERTGNLTVRPYSIVTEVMYDDATGKATGVRVIDQETMEKKEFKAKVVFLCASAIASASILMQSKSERFPNGMGNDSGELGHNLMDHHFKAGATAKWSGDKDKYYKGRRPNGIYIPRFRNLGGETEQKNFKRGYGYQGGASRGDWSSLVSEAGYGKKLKEVAQEPGGWTIGLMGFGECLPYHENKMTLDYNKLDKWGLPTVTFDAEWKKNEWEMRKDMISSAKDMLKKAGFEDIQTMDDPSAPGNGIHEMGTARMGRDPKTSVCNGDNQLHAVPNVYITDGAFMTSASCVNPSLTYMAFSARAANHAAAQLKKEA; encoded by the coding sequence ATGTACGACGCAATTGTCGTAGGCTCAGGCATCTCCGGAGGATGGGCCGCAAAAGAACTTTGTGAAAATGGGCTCAAAACGCTTGTCTTAGAACGAGGGCGTATGGTCAAGCATATTGAAGATTATCCTACCATGCACATGGATCCATGGGATCTAAAATACCGTGGGAATAATAGCGCAGAAGTGGAAGCTCGTTATCATAAACAAGCACGTACAGGATATGTGCACAAAGCAGATACCAGACACTTTTTTGTAGATGATATTGATCATCCATACAACGAGACAAAACGTTTTGATTGGATACGAGGCTATCATGTAGGAGGACGCTCGTTAATGTGGGGTAGACAAAGTTACCGACTTAGCGATATAGATTTTGAGGCTAACAAAAAGGAAAATATTGCAGTAGACTGGCCTGTACGATATGAAGATATCTCTCCATGGTACGATAAAGTAGAAGAGTATATCTCTGTATCTGGAGAAAAACTTGGATTAGAGGTGCTTCCGGATGGTAAATTTTCACCACCTATGGAACTTAATTGTGTGGAAGAAACACTTAAGAAAAACATGGCCGAAAACTACAAAGACGGTAGATTGCTCACCATAGGTCGAGTTGCGCATATTACAGGTTCAAAAAGCCATGATGGGCGCTCTGCGTGTCAGTTTAGAAATCGTTGTGCTAGAGGGTGCCCTTTTGGAGGGTATTTCTCATCCAACTCTTCAACCCTACCTGCTGCAGAGAGAACAGGAAATCTTACAGTAAGACCTTATTCTATTGTTACAGAGGTAATGTATGATGATGCTACTGGTAAAGCTACTGGAGTTAGAGTGATCGATCAGGAAACGATGGAGAAAAAAGAATTTAAAGCAAAAGTAGTATTTCTATGTGCTTCTGCTATAGCATCTGCCAGTATCCTTATGCAGTCTAAAAGCGAGCGCTTCCCTAACGGTATGGGGAATGACTCTGGAGAATTAGGTCACAACTTAATGGACCATCACTTTAAGGCAGGAGCCACAGCAAAATGGTCAGGAGATAAAGACAAATATTACAAGGGCCGCAGGCCTAATGGAATTTATATCCCACGTTTTAGAAATTTAGGAGGAGAAACAGAGCAGAAAAACTTTAAAAGAGGATATGGTTATCAGGGTGGAGCAAGCCGCGGTGATTGGTCTTCTTTAGTATCTGAAGCAGGATATGGAAAAAAACTGAAAGAGGTTGCTCAAGAACCAGGGGGGTGGACTATTGGTTTAATGGGCTTTGGAGAATGTTTACCATACCACGAGAACAAAATGACACTCGATTATAATAAATTGGATAAATGGGGATTACCTACAGTTACTTTTGATGCAGAGTGGAAAAAGAACGAATGGGAAATGCGTAAGGATATGATTTCGAGCGCTAAGGATATGCTTAAAAAAGCTGGCTTTGAAGATATTCAAACGATGGATGATCCAAGTGCACCTGGAAATGGCATACACGAGATGGGTACCGCTCGTATGGGACGAGATCCTAAAACTTCTGTATGTAACGGTGATAATCAATTACATGCTGTACCTAACGTGTATATTACAGATGGAGCTTTTATGACATCTGCTAGTTGTGTTAATCCATCACTTACCTACATGGCCTTTAGCGCACGTGCAGCAAATCATGCTGCAGCTCAACTCAAAAAAGAAGCATAA
- a CDS encoding gluconate 2-dehydrogenase subunit 3 family protein, whose translation MKRRQLIKNLGLGGVALVATPTVLSLLQSCKSEPVFETVFVNQQQGRALRHIVDLIIPSDESVPGAIDVGVHNFIDMYWNDVLEEEDKPQIKLGFDALANRLEDLTGKTFENANAEDFDQVLAKYLMATPEQAAAYEKNLGSFYQTYAKDKSTIPDPDAASFSLLGNLRGMTLWAWKTSEEIGENVLAYDPIPGQQIGCLPVQGATGGKAYSL comes from the coding sequence ATGAAAAGGAGACAACTTATAAAAAACTTAGGACTAGGTGGTGTGGCTTTAGTAGCAACGCCTACAGTATTAAGCTTACTTCAAAGCTGCAAAAGTGAACCTGTTTTTGAAACAGTTTTTGTAAACCAGCAGCAAGGAAGAGCATTGCGTCATATTGTAGACTTAATCATACCTTCTGATGAAAGTGTTCCAGGAGCTATAGATGTAGGTGTACATAACTTTATTGATATGTATTGGAATGATGTGCTGGAAGAAGAGGACAAGCCGCAAATAAAATTAGGCTTTGATGCACTAGCAAATAGATTGGAAGACCTAACGGGCAAAACCTTTGAAAATGCAAATGCAGAAGATTTTGATCAAGTACTGGCAAAATATCTCATGGCTACTCCAGAGCAAGCAGCTGCCTATGAAAAAAATCTTGGTTCTTTTTACCAAACATACGCTAAAGACAAATCAACCATTCCAGATCCAGATGCAGCTTCATTTAGTTTATTAGGTAATCTAAGAGGGATGACGCTTTGGGCATGGAAAACCTCAGAAGAAATAGGAGAGAATGTACTAGCTTACGACCCTATTCCGGGACAACAGATAGGTTGCCTGCCAGTGCAAGGCGCTACAGGAGGTAAGGCATATTCACTATAA